The genomic stretch ATAGCACCCGGCCCTATGGGGCCCTATAGGGCCCTGCggtgtgctggagctgctgcatggTGGCGTATGGGTGCTGTATGGGTGCGGGGTTGGGTCCTATAGGGGGTGGCTCCCTCCCAGGCATGGCGTGGGGTTGTCGTCTTCCCTCCCCTATGGGCGCTATAGGGGCTGGGTAGGTCTGTGAGGGCCTTGTAAGGGTGGTATGGGAGGTGTATGGGCCTTGTGGGGGGGCTGTGGTGCAGTTTTAGGGCGATATAGGACCTATATGATCTTAGGGGGCAGCGTAGCAGTCCCACCAGGGTTGTATAGGGGCTCCATACCCTTGTGAGGCTCTTTAGGGGCTCTGTAGACCTCTATAGAGATCATAGAGTTTATTGGGATTCTTAAAGAGCTCCATGGATCTCTATAGAAGCTATAGGGTCTCTTGAGAGTCCGTAGATCTCTATAGGGGTTGTAGGATCTCTTGGGCCCCTATGGGTCTCTATAGGGGCTGTAGCATCTCTTGGGCTCTACGAGTCTCTAAAGAGGTTGTAGGATTTCTTGAGGCTGTATGGATCTCTATAGTGGCTGTAGGATTTCTTGAGATTGTATGGGCCTCTGTAGGGTGGTGTATAGGATCTCTGGGTGCTCTGTGGGTCTCTATAGAGGCTATAGGATCTCTTGAGGCTTTGTGGGTCTCTATAAAATCTATAGGGTCTGTTGAGGCTCTATGGATCTCTATAGAGGCTGTAGGATTTCTCGAGGCTCTGTGGTTTTCTATAAGGCCTATAGGGTCTCTTGGGACTCTGTGGATCTTTTGAGGCTCTGTGGGCCTCTATAGAGCCTATAGGATTTCTTGGGGCTTCACGGCTCCTGTAGGGCTCATTGGGGTTCTACGGGAGCCTCTTGAGGTTCTGTGGGGCCCATGGGGATTCTATAGGTCCCGTAGAACCTCCTGGGGTTCGGCAGGGGCTCTGTGGGTCCCAGGGGAGGCCCTGTGGGCCTCTGTAGAGGCTGTAAAACCTCTGGAGGCTCCGTAGCTCCTGTAGGGTCTCTTGGGGCTCTATAGGGACGTTATTATGCGTGCCATGGGGTCCCATAGGGCACCTCGAGAAGCTCCACTCTCTGGAGATCCTACCAAGACCCTATAGCATCTATAGAACCCACGAGGACCCCCGCacttctcttcttcccccccAACACCCTCCgtaatgcccccccccccccccagcgccgaCGAGGTGCTGCTGAAGCCCAGCGGGGCGCAGCTGACGGTGGAGTACCTGGAGGAGAAGACCTTCAGCGTCCCCATCCTGGTGGCCCGCAAGGAGGGGCTGGGCATGACCttgcccccccccaccttctCCGCCCGCGACGTCGAGCACTACGTGGGTGAGCTTTGGGGTcggcgtcccccccccccccccccccccccaaaaaaaaaaaaaaacaacccttttcTGACCCATTTTTGGTGGGCCAGGAGCGGAGAAGGAGATCGAGGTGATGGACGTGGGGCGCCAGGTGCCGCTGAAGATGAAGCTGGGCGACTTCGTCACCTACTTCTGCGGCACCCGTCGGGACCGCGTCCTCAACGTCACCGGGCTGGAGTTCTCTGACACACGGTGAGGGAAAGCCCCCGAGGCCTCCTGGTGGTCGTGGTCATCCTTGGGTTCCTCCTGGTCATGGTTATCTCCGTGGCTTTGTTGGGGTCCTCCTGGTCATGGTTATCTCCACGGGTTTGTTGGGTTCTTCAAGGTCATGGTTATCTCTATGGCTTCGTTGGGGTTCTCCTGGTCATGGTTATCTCCATGGTTTCGTTGGGGTCCTTCTGGTCATGGTTATCTGCACGGCTTTGTTGGGTTCTTCAAGGTCATGGTTATCTCCATGGTTTCGTTGGGGTCTTCCTGGTCATGGTTATCTCCACGGCTTTGTTGGGGTCCTCTTGGTCATGGTTATCTCCGTGGCTTTGTTGGGGTTCTCCTGGTCATGGTTATCTCTATGGCTTCGTTGGGGTCCTCCTGGTCATGGTTATCTCTATGGCTTCGTTGGGGTCCTTCTGGTCATGGTTATCTCCATGGCTTCATCGAGGTTCTCGAGGTCATGGTTATCTCCATGGTTTCGTTGGGGTTCTCCTGGTCATGGTTATCTCTATGGCTTCGTTGGGGTTCTCCTGGTCATGGTTATCTCCATGGTTTCGTTGGGGTCCTTCTGGTCATGGTTATCTGCACGGCTTTGTTGGGGTCCTCCTGGTCATGGTTATCTCCATGGTTTCGTTGGGGTCCTTCTGGTCATGGTTATCTCCATGGCTTCGTTGGGGTTCTCCTGGTCATGGTTATCTCTATGGCTTCGTTGGGGTCCTCCTGGTCATGGTTATCTCCATGGCTTCATCAAGGTTCTCCAGGTCATGGTTATCTCCATGGCTTCGTTGGGGTCCTCCTGGTCACGGTCATCGCTATTGTTCCCCTACTCACCCATGGGACGTCCTTGGTGTCCTCCTGGTCACTGTCACCCCCATAGGACATCTTTGCTGTCCTCCTGTTCATGGTCACTCCCCTGAGATGTTCTTGGGGCCCTTCCTGGTCTTGGTCACCCCCATGGGACGTCCTTGGGGTCCTCCTTTTCGTGGTCACCCCAATGGGACATCCTTGATTTCCTCCCATTCACGGTCGCCCCCACGacaccctcaggtccttctGACCCCGGTCACCCATGGGACACCTCTTGGGGCCCCCCCTTCACCTCCCCAACCTTGGTGGCCCCCCATCACCACGTCCCCATCAAAACCTTTCCCCTACCAAAAACCCCATAAATCCTACGCCCCCTTCCACCAAACCCCTACCTCCCCCGCGCCACATGGCCCCCCCCTACTGAACGGGGACCCCACCCCATAATTTctgcccccgcccccccccccaggctgtCGAACGTGGTGGAGACCCCCCGCATCGTGCGCAAGCTCTCCTGGGTGGAGAACCTGTGGCCGGGGGAGTCGGCGCGGGAGCGGCCGAGCCTGCAGAAGTTCTGCCTGCTGGGCGCCCGCGACAGCTTCACCGACTTCCACGTCGACCGGGGGGGGGCCTCAGCATGGTGCCACGTCCTCAGGGTACGGggggtcttgggggggggggggggcgcatttgggggggatttggggtggtttgggagggatttggggtggtTATGGGGTCTGTAGGGTGGATTTCAGGGGGGTATGGGGCTCTTACGAGAGTTATGAGGGTCTgtggggtgggtttggggtggTTTGTgagggttttggggtggttATGGGGTGTATAGGGGGGATTTCCAGGGGGTATGGGGTGGTTACGAGAGTTATGGGGGTCTgtggggtgggtttggggtggtttgggagggatttggggtggtTATGGGGTCTATAGGGGTGATTTCCAGGGGGTATGGGGTGGTTATGAGAGTTATGGGGGTCTgtggggtgggtttggggagggatttggggtggtttgggagggatttggggtggtTATGGGGTCTGTAGGGTGGATTTCAGGGGGGTATGGGGCTCTTACGAGAGTTAGGAGGGTCTgtggggtgggtttggggtggtttgggagggatttggggtggtTATGGGGTGTATAGGGGGGATTTCCAGGGGGTATGGGGTGGTTATGAGAGTTATGGGGGTCTgtggggtgggtttggggtggtttgggagggatttggggtggtTATGGAGTCTATAGGGGGGATTTCCAGGGGGTATGGCGTGGTTACGAGAGTTATGGGGGTCTgtggggtgggtttggggagggatttggggtggtttgggagggatttggggtggtTATGGGGTCTGTAGGGTGGATTTCAGGGGGGTATGGGGCTCTTACGAGAGTTAGGAGGGTCTgtggggtgggtttggggtggtttgggagggttttggggtggttATGGGGTGTATAGGGGGGATTTCCAGGGGGTATGGGGTGGTTACGAGAGTTATGGGGGTCTgtggggtgggtttggggtggtttgggagggatttggggtggtTATGGAGTCTATAGGGGGGATTTTCAGGGGTATGGGGTGGTTATGAGAGTTATATCGTGTAtggggtgggtttggggagggatttggggtggtTATGGGGGTCTATGGGGTGGATTTCAGGGGGGTATGGGGTGGTAATGAGAATTATGGGGTCTATGAGGAGGGTTTGGGGTGGTTATGGGGGTCTATGATGTGGGTTTGGGGTCTATGATGTGGGTTTGGGGTCTATGGGGTGGTTGGGGAGGTGATGGGGGTCCATGGGGTGGTTTGGGGAGGTGATGGGGGTCCATGGGGTGGATTTTGGGGGCGCATGGGGTGGTTATGAGAGTTACGGTGTCTATGGGATGGGTTCGAGGGGCTCTATGGGATGGTTTGGGGCCACCTACGGGGACAACCACAAAAATTACAGGGATCTGTGGGGAGATTGACGGTTTCACGGGGCACATAGGGCGATTTTTGTGGGGCTCCGGAGCCCCTCGAACGCCTCCGGGGTGGGAAACGGGGTCTGTGGGGCAGGGTTCCTCTGCCCCACGGTtgcccccccggctgccccccccccggcagggcgAGAAGATTTTCTACCTGGCTCGCCCCACGGCCGCCAACCTGGGGCTCTTCGaggcctggagcagctcccGAAACCAGGGGCAGCTTTTTTTCGGGGACCAGGTGGACCGCTGCTACCGCTGCCCCCTCCGCCAGGGCCAGACCCTCTTCATCCCCACGGGtaagggcggggggggggggcagcccccttCTTGGGGGGCGTGTGTGGGGGTCTTGGGGGTCCCAGGACCATTCTGGGGGGAGTCTTGGGGGTCCCAGCCCCCTTCTTGGGGGGCGTGGGGAGGGGTCTTGGGGGTCCCAGGACCATTCTGGGGGGAGTCTTGGGGGTCCCAGCCCCCTTCTTGGGGGGCGTGTGTGGGGGTCTTGGGGGTCCCAGGACCATTCTGGGGGGAGTCTTGGGGGTCCCAGCCCCCTTcttggggggtgtggggggggggtcttgggGGTCCCAGGACCATTCTGGGGGGAGTCTTGGGGGTCCCAGCCCCCTTCttggggggcgtgggggggggtCTTGGGGGTCCCAGGACCGTTCTGGGGGGGTTTCTGGGGGTCCTAGACCAGTTCTGGAGGAAGATTTGGGGTCCCAGCCCCCATCCTGGGGGGGTCTTGGGggtcccagccccatcctgggGGGATCTTGGGGGTCGTAGACCAGTCCTCGGGGGAGATTTGGGGTCCCAACCCCCTCCCAGGGGGTCCTGGGGGGATCCCAGCCCTGTTTTGGGGGGTCCTGCGGGGGGTTCTGGGGGTCCTAGACCAGTCCTGGGGGGAGATTTGGGGTCCCAGCCCCTTCCTGGGGAGGTCCTGGGTGGGCCTTGGGGGTCCCAGCCCCATTCTGGGGGATCTGGGGGGTCATGGGGGTCCTAGACCAGTTCAGGAGGGGGATTTGGGCTCCCAGGACCACCCTGGGGGGCTCTTGGGGGTCCCAGCCCCTTCttggggggtcctgggggagGTCTTGGGGGTCCTAGACCAGTCCTcaggggggatttggggtccCAGGACCATTCTGGGGGGCTCCCGGGGGGTCCCAGGACCATTCGGGGGGGTCGTGGGGGTCTTAGTCCCGTCCTGGGTGGGTTATTTGGGGGTCCCACCTCCTTCCTGGGGGGGCCTTGGGCGTCCCAGCCCCATTCTGGGGCATCCCGGCGGGGGTCTtttttgtccccccccccatcctggAGCCATTTTGGGGGTCTTTGGGGGCTCttgtggggtggtggtggtggggattttttgggggggggggtccccgagccatcgtgtccccccccccccccccaaggttGGATCCACGCCGTGCTGACCCCCGTCGACTGCTTGGCGTTCGGGGGCAACTTCCTGCACAGCCTCAACATCGCCATGCAGCTCAAGTGGGTGggggtttttgggggggggggggggggcttggggggagGTCCCGAGCACCCGTGGGGTGGTTTGGGGGGGTCCCGAGCACCCCCTGGGGTGAtttgggggggctgcggggcaggTTGGGGGCACTTTGGGGTGGTTTTAAGGGTTGTTGGGGGGGCTATGGGGGTAAtggggtgttttgggggggcTATGGGGATAAtggggtgttttggggggggctATGGGGGTAATGGGGTGTTTCAGGGGAGGGTTTAAGGGGCCCTAAGCATCCGCTGGGGTGAttcgggggggggctgcggggcatTTTGGGAGTGTTTTGGGGTGGTCTGGAGGGTTATGGGGTGGGTTTGAAAGGGTAAtggggtgttttgggggggctatggggtgggtttgggggggtaaggggtgttttggggggggctACGGGGGGTAAGGGGCTGTTTgggggtgggtttggggggtCTCTGGGCACCCACTGGGGTGAtttgggggggctgcagggctgacTGGGGGCGTTATGGGGTGGTTTTGGGGGTTATGGGGTGGTCTGGAGGGTTATGGGGTTGGGGGGGTAAGGGGGTGTTTCGGGGGGATTTAGGGGTGGATatgggggtttgggggggcaGTTTGGGGGGGGCTGcgagtacttttttttttggccgaGATTTGGGGGCAACTTTGGGTCAACTTAGGGGGGTTCGGAAGGgttgtggggggggggtggcttTTACGGGGTCGTGGCGCAGTTCCGAGCACCTGGTGGACGTTtcggggggggcagggggtgtttggggggggcaggggggggggcTCTGTGGGGTGCTATGGggtgttttggggtgctgcGGGGCGCAGGGCGTACGAGATCGAGCGGCGCCTGAGCACGGCCGAGCTCGGCACCTTCCCCAACTTCGAGACCATCTGCTGGTACGTGGGCAGGCACCTGCTGGACACCTTCCGAGGTGGGtccgggggggcggggggggggtccggggggggtcAGCCCCCTCCTGGGGGGGTCCTGCGGGGGGTCCCAGCCCTGTTTCGGGGGATCCCGGGGAGGTCTTGGGGGTCCTAGACCAGTCTTTaggggggatttggggttcCAGGACCATCCTGGGGGGCTTTTGGGGGTCCCGGCTCCCtcctgggggggtcctgggggggtcccagccGTGTTTTGGGGGATCCTGGGGGGGTCTTGGGGGTCCTAGACCAGTCCTGGAGGGATATTTGGGGCCCCAGGACCATCCTGGGGGGCTTTTGGGGGTCCCAGCCCCCtcctgggggggtcct from Cygnus atratus isolate AKBS03 ecotype Queensland, Australia unplaced genomic scaffold, CAtr_DNAZoo_HiC_assembly HiC_scaffold_224, whole genome shotgun sequence encodes the following:
- the PHF8 gene encoding histone lysine demethylase PHF8 yields the protein MASVPVYCLCRLPYDVTRFMIECDGCQDWFHGSCVGVEEEAAAEIDLYHCPQCAVLRGPSVMKRRRAPPKPAPVDVDAGRPVRTGSAQFVRELRGRTFPSADEVLLKPSGAQLTVEYLEEKTFSVPILVARKEGLGMTLPPPTFSARDVEHYVGAEKEIEVMDVGRQVPLKMKLGDFVTYFCGTRRDRVLNVTGLEFSDTRLSNVVETPRIVRKLSWVENLWPGESARERPSLQKFCLLGARDSFTDFHVDRGGASAWCHVLRGEKIFYLARPTAANLGLFEAWSSSRNQGQLFFGDQVDRCYRCPLRQGQTLFIPTGWIHAVLTPVDCLAFGGNFLHSLNIAMQLKAYEIERRLSTAELGTFPNFETICWYVGRHLLDTFR